The proteins below are encoded in one region of Peribacillus muralis:
- a CDS encoding anti-sigma factor antagonist has product MNITVDVNELNTEFIVKLKGEIDAYTAPKLRESLFPISERENVKIIIDLSEVSYMDSTGLGVFVGAFKSVRANNGEFTLVGLSERLRRLFDITGLADIIDIKSGTEGGLE; this is encoded by the coding sequence ATGAATATAACAGTAGATGTCAATGAATTGAATACTGAATTTATAGTAAAACTAAAAGGTGAAATCGATGCTTATACTGCGCCGAAGCTAAGAGAATCACTATTTCCGATATCAGAGCGGGAAAACGTCAAGATCATCATCGATTTGAGCGAGGTCTCCTACATGGATAGCACAGGTCTTGGAGTATTTGTCGGTGCATTTAAAAGTGTCAGGGCAAATAATGGCGAATTCACTTTAGTTGGTTTATCAGAAAGGCTACGACGGTTATTTGATATTACGGGTCTTGCAGATATCATTGATATAAAAAGTGGTACAGAGGGTGGGTTAGAATGA
- a CDS encoding PP2C family protein-serine/threonine phosphatase, whose product MDNRENMEKKYHEALSTYLKDQNEQALYQGQKISRLHIKYNISPEEIISMHKNNLMELYPDLPGKVVDSFDFLLEVMMGYGIAYREHQSLRHQQQELKTEIEIAANVQHTLLGTEIPDIKALEIGAISVPARQMNGDYYHFVQDENERIGVGIADVIGKGIPAALCMSMIKYAMDSLPEHRHEPNNVLESLNRVVEHNVDPSMFITMFYGLYDPHDRKFSYASAGHEPGFYYDAASGTFSDLDAKGLLLGVDKKTRYRQYEKTVNRGDMIILLSDGVTECRTNDGFIERDTLIGFIKKNMHLQAQEMVNNIYKQLEKMQNFQLRDDFTLIILKSNV is encoded by the coding sequence ATGGATAATAGGGAGAACATGGAGAAAAAGTATCATGAGGCGCTTTCTACTTATCTTAAAGACCAGAATGAGCAGGCACTCTACCAAGGGCAAAAGATCAGCCGCCTACATATAAAATATAATATATCTCCAGAAGAGATCATCAGTATGCATAAAAATAACTTAATGGAACTATACCCTGATCTACCCGGGAAAGTGGTGGATTCGTTCGATTTCCTGCTTGAAGTCATGATGGGATATGGGATTGCCTACCGCGAGCATCAAAGCCTTAGGCATCAACAGCAGGAATTGAAAACGGAAATAGAAATCGCCGCAAATGTTCAGCATACGCTTTTGGGAACGGAAATACCTGATATTAAGGCTCTTGAAATTGGGGCGATCAGTGTTCCTGCCAGACAGATGAATGGAGATTATTATCACTTCGTCCAAGATGAAAACGAGCGTATCGGAGTGGGGATAGCCGATGTCATCGGCAAAGGGATTCCTGCGGCCTTGTGCATGTCCATGATTAAATATGCAATGGATAGTCTTCCTGAGCACCGTCATGAACCGAACAACGTGCTTGAGAGCTTGAACCGCGTCGTCGAGCATAATGTGGATCCCAGCATGTTCATAACGATGTTCTATGGATTGTATGATCCGCATGATAGGAAATTCTCCTATGCTTCGGCTGGCCATGAACCGGGTTTTTATTATGATGCCGCTTCGGGAACTTTTAGCGATTTGGACGCGAAAGGACTTTTGCTTGGAGTCGATAAAAAAACCAGGTACCGCCAATATGAAAAGACGGTCAATCGTGGAGACATGATCATCTTACTATCTGACGGGGTAACGGAGTGCCGGACGAATGATGGGTTTATAGAAAGAGATACACTAATTGGTTTCATTAAGAAGAATATGCATTTGCAAGCCCAGGAAATGGTGAATAATATTTATAAGCAATTGGAGAAAATGCAGAACTTTCAGCTAAGGGATGATTTCACCTTAATAATTTTAAAATCGAATGTTTAG
- the rsbW gene encoding anti-sigma B factor RsbW — protein sequence MSQVYDYIEMKIPAKPEFIGVIRLTLSGIGSRMGFAYEEIEDLKIATSEACTNAVQHAYKDSEKGEVKVSFGLYPDRLEVMVSDSGKSCNFEEVRQGLGPYENGQKVELMREGGLGLYLIETLMDDVKIHQHDGVTVFMTKFLEGEQVEMDAKTVST from the coding sequence ATGAGTCAAGTATATGATTACATCGAAATGAAAATACCTGCAAAACCCGAGTTCATCGGTGTCATTCGTTTAACACTTTCTGGAATAGGCAGTCGGATGGGGTTTGCCTATGAGGAAATCGAGGATTTGAAGATCGCTACAAGTGAAGCATGTACGAATGCGGTTCAGCATGCATATAAAGATTCCGAAAAAGGTGAAGTGAAGGTTAGCTTTGGCCTTTATCCAGATCGTTTGGAGGTCATGGTTTCTGATAGTGGTAAGAGCTGTAATTTCGAAGAGGTTCGCCAAGGTCTCGGTCCGTACGAGAATGGGCAAAAGGTCGAGCTCATGAGAGAAGGCGGCTTGGGTCTTTACCTCATTGAAACACTGATGGACGATGTGAAAATCCATCAGCATGACGGGGTTACTGTTTTTATGACTAAGTTCTTAGAAGGAGAGCAGGTGGAGATGGATGCAAAAACAGTCTCAACCTAA